The following are encoded together in the Streptococcus oralis genome:
- the speE gene encoding polyamine aminopropyltransferase, producing MDLWFSEVHTPDVKLSLRTAKQLYAGKSEWQDIEVLDTPAFGKILILNGHVLFSDADDFVYNEMTVHVPMAVHPNPKKVLVIGGGDGGVAQILTLYPELEQIDIVEPDEMLVEVCREYFPDFAAGLDDPRVTIYYQNGLRFLRNCEDDYDIIINDATDPFGHTEGLFTKEFYGNSYRALKEDGIMIYQHGSPFFDEDESACRSMHRKVNQAFPISRVYQAHIPTSPAGYWLFGFASKKYHPVKDFDKEGWKKRQLFTEYYTANLHVGAFMLPKYVEDILEEEEGKK from the coding sequence ATGGATTTATGGTTTTCTGAAGTTCATACTCCAGATGTGAAACTGTCCCTGAGAACAGCTAAACAACTCTACGCTGGAAAAAGTGAGTGGCAGGATATCGAAGTCTTAGATACGCCAGCTTTCGGAAAGATATTGATTTTAAATGGGCATGTTTTGTTCTCAGATGCGGATGATTTCGTATACAACGAAATGACTGTTCACGTTCCCATGGCTGTTCACCCGAATCCAAAGAAAGTCTTGGTTATTGGGGGTGGTGACGGTGGTGTTGCCCAAATATTGACGCTCTATCCAGAATTGGAACAAATCGATATTGTAGAACCTGATGAAATGTTGGTAGAGGTTTGTCGTGAGTATTTTCCAGACTTTGCTGCGGGGCTAGATGATCCTCGTGTTACCATTTACTATCAAAATGGACTGCGATTTTTGAGAAACTGTGAGGATGATTACGATATCATTATCAACGATGCGACGGATCCATTTGGACATACGGAAGGGCTCTTTACCAAGGAATTTTACGGGAACAGTTACAGAGCCTTGAAAGAAGACGGCATCATGATCTATCAGCATGGGAGTCCCTTCTTTGACGAGGATGAGTCAGCTTGCCGAAGCATGCACCGCAAGGTCAATCAAGCCTTTCCAATCAGCCGGGTTTATCAGGCCCATATCCCAACCAGTCCTGCTGGCTATTGGTTGTTTGGATTTGCATCGAAAAAATATCACCCTGTTAAAGATTTTGACAAGGAAGGCTGGAAAAAACGCCAGCTTTTCACAGAATACTATACTGCAAACTTACATGTGGGGGCCTTTATGTTGCCCAAGTATGTAGAAGACATTTTAGAAGAAGAGGAAGGAAAAAAATGA
- a CDS encoding aminotransferase class I/II-fold pyridoxal phosphate-dependent enzyme — protein sequence MKKLDQNQAPIYEALVKLRKKRIVPFDVPGHKRGRGNPELVELLGEKCVGIDVNSMKPLDNLGHPISIIRDAEELAADAFGAAHAFLMIGGTTSSVQTMILSTCKAGDKIILPRNVHKSAINALVLCGAIPIYIEMSVDPKIGIALGLENDRVEQAIKEHPDAKAILINNPTYYGICSDLRGLTDMAHEADMLVLVDEAHGAHLHFTDKLPLSAMDAGADMAAVSMHKSGGSLTQSSILLIGEQMNPEYVRQIINLTQSTSASYLLMASLDISRRNLALRGKESFEKVIELSEYARREINAIGGYYAYSKELIDGVSVCDFDVTKLSVYTQGIGLTGIEVYDLLRDEYDIQIEFGDIGNILAYISIGDRIQDIERLVGALADIKRLYSRDGKDLIAGEYIQPELVLSPQEAFYSERRSLTLDESVGQVCGEFVMCYPPGIPILAPGERITREIVDYILFAKERGCSLQGTEDPEVNHINVIKRKEN from the coding sequence TTGAAGAAGTTAGATCAAAACCAAGCCCCAATTTACGAGGCCTTGGTCAAACTACGCAAGAAAAGGATTGTTCCCTTTGATGTGCCAGGTCACAAGCGTGGACGAGGAAATCCAGAACTTGTCGAACTGTTAGGAGAAAAATGTGTTGGCATTGATGTCAATTCTATGAAACCCTTGGATAATCTCGGCCATCCTATTTCGATTATTCGGGATGCAGAGGAGTTGGCAGCGGATGCTTTTGGAGCGGCGCATGCCTTTCTCATGATTGGGGGAACAACCTCATCAGTTCAAACTATGATTCTTTCGACTTGTAAGGCAGGAGATAAGATTATTCTGCCACGTAATGTTCACAAATCTGCTATCAATGCGTTGGTTCTATGTGGTGCCATACCCATCTATATCGAGATGAGTGTGGATCCTAAAATTGGCATCGCTTTAGGTCTTGAAAATGACCGTGTTGAACAAGCTATTAAGGAGCATCCAGATGCTAAAGCTATCCTAATCAACAATCCTACCTACTATGGGATTTGTTCGGATCTGAGAGGATTAACAGATATGGCTCACGAAGCTGACATGCTTGTTTTAGTGGATGAAGCCCATGGAGCGCATTTGCATTTTACAGACAAATTGCCATTGTCAGCTATGGACGCTGGCGCTGATATGGCGGCGGTCTCTATGCATAAGTCTGGTGGGAGTTTGACCCAGAGCTCCATCCTTCTTATCGGGGAGCAGATGAATCCTGAGTACGTTCGTCAGATTATCAACCTGACCCAGTCAACATCAGCATCTTACTTGTTGATGGCTAGTCTGGATATTTCACGTCGTAACTTAGCTCTTCGTGGCAAAGAGTCTTTTGAGAAAGTCATTGAGCTATCCGAATACGCTCGTCGTGAAATCAATGCTATCGGTGGTTACTATGCCTACTCAAAAGAGTTAATAGACGGAGTGTCCGTCTGTGATTTTGACGTGACCAAGCTGTCCGTTTACACTCAGGGAATTGGGCTAACAGGGATAGAGGTTTATGATCTCTTGCGAGATGAGTACGACATTCAGATTGAGTTTGGGGATATTGGGAATATCTTAGCTTATATTTCAATCGGTGACCGCATCCAAGACATCGAACGTTTGGTCGGGGCTTTGGCGGATATCAAGAGACTCTACTCAAGAGATGGAAAAGATTTGATTGCTGGAGAATATATCCAGCCCGAGTTAGTGCTGTCTCCTCAGGAAGCCTTTTATTCAGAGAGAAGAAGTTTAACATTGGATGAATCTGTTGGACAAGTCTGTGGAGAATTTGTCATGTGCTATCCTCCAGGGATTCCAATCCTAGCACCAGGTGAACGCATTACACGAGAGATTGTGGATTATATCCTGTTTGCCAAAGAACGTGGTTGCTCCCTCCAAGGGACGGAAGATCCAGAAGTCAATCACATCAATGTCATTAAAAGAAAGGAGAACTAG
- a CDS encoding alpha/beta fold hydrolase, with protein MKIYFIGGLGSNVCHSKDFLQELDSIACFINPYEKYFRDEIELKSWFKKEIVGEESICLIGHSLGGDLARYFASEFQEVKKLILLDGGYLDLDKILPLDTELEETKNYIKSQNLSDIDILISKEKSEAKHWSKNMEEAVRHSYHWNVQYNRYELAINYENIETLLQLRRKIQAFKRKVGNTLFISPRYPNEVAWREEALKELPDYFDTIFLDNFDHELYTQAPKEIASLINEWLSYS; from the coding sequence ATGAAAATATATTTTATTGGCGGTTTGGGAAGTAATGTCTGTCATAGCAAGGATTTTCTTCAAGAGCTAGACTCGATTGCTTGTTTTATAAATCCATATGAAAAGTATTTTAGAGATGAAATAGAGTTGAAATCATGGTTTAAAAAGGAGATAGTTGGGGAAGAATCTATCTGTCTGATAGGCCATTCTCTCGGAGGAGATTTGGCTCGTTATTTCGCATCGGAATTTCAAGAAGTGAAAAAACTGATTCTTTTGGATGGTGGCTATTTAGATTTAGATAAGATTTTACCTTTAGATACAGAGTTAGAGGAAACCAAAAACTATATCAAGTCTCAAAACCTTTCTGACATAGATATTCTTATTTCTAAAGAAAAATCTGAAGCAAAGCATTGGTCAAAAAATATGGAAGAAGCTGTAAGACATTCCTATCATTGGAATGTGCAGTATAATAGATATGAGTTAGCTATAAATTATGAAAATATAGAAACGTTACTACAGCTACGGAGAAAAATACAAGCGTTTAAGAGAAAAGTGGGAAATACCTTGTTTATTAGTCCTCGATATCCTAATGAAGTAGCATGGAGAGAAGAGGCTCTAAAAGAATTGCCAGACTATTTTGATACTATTTTTCTAGATAACTTTGATCATGAGCTTTATACTCAAGCACCTAAAGAAATTGCTTCTTTGATTAATGAGTGGCTCTCTTATTCTTAG
- a CDS encoding glycoside hydrolase family 13 protein, giving the protein MELTAIYHRPESEYAYLYKEKIMHIRIRTKKDDIESIHLHYGDTFIFLEDHYEASKAMVKVTSDALFDYWQVEVTVGYARLQYLFELKDKQGQSIFYGDKGCVENTLENLHYEGNGFKIPYIHEIDACHVPDWVAKTVWYQIFPERFANGNPEISPEGALAWDSSIKPKTSDFFGGDLQGIIDHLDYLQDLGVTGLYLCPIFESPSNHKYNTTDYFEIDHHFGDKETFRKLVEEAHQRDMKIMLDAVFNHIGDQSPQWQDVLKHGEKSEYKDWFHVQEFPVSKNKLGNPRKLPYHTFAFASYMPKLNTANPQVRDYLLKVATYWIEELGIDAWRLDVANEVDHQFWRDFRKAVLAKKPDLYILGEVWHTSQPWLNGDEFHAVMNYPLSDSIKDYFLRGTKKTPQFINEINSQSMYYRQQISEVMFNLLDSHDTERILATAKGDAQLVKSALACLFLQRGTPCFYYGTELELDGGPDPDCRRVMPWERVSDSNDMLSFMKKLIQLRKDVSGIIQHGTYSLQEIKPDVLALEWNYDGKKLQAIFNQSTENYLLEDSDAVALASHFQVLEQQLVILPKGFVIFY; this is encoded by the coding sequence ATGGAATTAACAGCCATTTACCATAGACCAGAGTCGGAGTATGCTTATCTTTATAAGGAAAAGATAATGCATATTCGTATCCGGACTAAGAAAGATGATATTGAAAGTATCCATTTGCATTATGGAGACACTTTTATCTTTTTAGAGGACCATTATGAAGCAAGCAAGGCGATGGTCAAAGTAACTTCCGATGCCTTATTTGATTACTGGCAAGTGGAAGTTACGGTTGGCTATGCGCGACTCCAGTATCTCTTTGAACTCAAGGATAAGCAAGGTCAGAGTATTTTTTATGGCGATAAGGGATGTGTTGAAAACACGCTAGAAAATCTTCATTATGAAGGAAATGGATTTAAAATTCCTTATATTCATGAGATTGATGCTTGTCATGTTCCTGACTGGGTAGCAAAGACGGTATGGTACCAGATTTTCCCAGAACGCTTTGCTAATGGCAATCCTGAGATTTCTCCAGAAGGGGCTCTGGCTTGGGATTCCTCTATCAAACCAAAGACGAGCGATTTCTTTGGTGGTGATTTACAAGGTATCATTGACCATCTGGATTACTTGCAAGACTTAGGGGTCACAGGACTTTATCTCTGTCCGATTTTTGAATCCCCAAGCAATCACAAGTATAATACGACGGATTATTTCGAAATTGACCATCATTTTGGAGATAAGGAAACCTTTCGTAAACTGGTGGAGGAGGCCCATCAGAGAGACATGAAAATCATGCTGGATGCTGTTTTCAATCATATCGGGGATCAGTCTCCACAGTGGCAGGATGTCCTCAAGCATGGTGAAAAGTCGGAATATAAAGACTGGTTTCATGTTCAGGAGTTTCCAGTGAGCAAGAATAAGCTGGGAAACCCAAGAAAACTTCCTTATCATACCTTCGCTTTTGCCAGCTATATGCCCAAGCTCAATACGGCCAATCCTCAAGTGAGGGACTATTTGTTAAAGGTTGCGACCTACTGGATTGAAGAGTTGGGTATTGATGCTTGGCGCCTGGATGTGGCAAATGAAGTAGACCATCAATTTTGGAGAGATTTCCGTAAGGCTGTCTTGGCTAAAAAGCCTGACCTTTATATTCTTGGAGAGGTCTGGCACACTTCTCAGCCTTGGCTAAATGGAGATGAATTCCACGCAGTCATGAACTATCCTCTCTCCGACAGCATCAAGGATTATTTCTTGCGAGGGACTAAGAAGACACCTCAATTCATCAATGAAATCAATAGCCAATCAATGTACTATAGACAACAGATTTCGGAAGTGATGTTTAATCTTCTAGATTCTCACGATACGGAACGCATTTTGGCTACTGCCAAGGGAGATGCCCAACTGGTTAAGTCTGCCCTAGCTTGCCTCTTTCTACAAAGAGGGACACCGTGTTTCTACTATGGAACGGAGTTGGAGTTAGATGGAGGACCAGATCCAGATTGTCGTCGTGTCATGCCTTGGGAACGTGTTTCAGACAGTAATGACATGCTTAGTTTTATGAAGAAGTTGATTCAGCTTCGTAAGGATGTTTCAGGCATTATCCAACATGGCACCTATAGTCTGCAAGAAATCAAGCCAGATGTTCTAGCTCTAGAATGGAATTATGATGGAAAAAAACTCCAAGCTATTTTTAACCAATCAACTGAAAACTATCTTTTAGAAGACAGTGATGCTGTAGCGCTAGCCAGTCATTTCCAAGTATTGGAGCAGCAACTGGTGATATTGCCTAAAGGTTTTGTGATTTTTTACTAG
- a CDS encoding phosphoribosylanthranilate isomerase: MNSLFDEFRIICSHLNQVGITPTLMGSLGFEYRSNEEWQPSDIDIHVSGDPRGWEAPDHLRIYDWDKILKVMNLLGYTLVDIHEHEFQKDGVSVEFGSINSLPDFAGVSESDIELIHLEDITFRVPSLEQYLSIYKASSQDSYRNDHNNNKDFKKIEWLERHL, from the coding sequence ATGAATTCTCTATTTGATGAATTCCGAATAATTTGTTCTCATTTAAACCAAGTCGGAATCACACCAACGCTCATGGGGTCTTTGGGTTTTGAATATCGTTCAAATGAAGAATGGCAGCCGTCTGACATTGACATTCATGTTTCTGGAGATCCTAGAGGCTGGGAAGCGCCCGATCATCTCAGGATTTATGACTGGGACAAGATATTGAAAGTGATGAATCTCTTAGGATATACCTTGGTAGATATTCACGAGCATGAATTCCAAAAAGATGGCGTGAGCGTTGAATTTGGAAGTATCAATTCATTACCAGATTTTGCAGGAGTTTCAGAATCAGATATAGAGTTGATTCATCTCGAGGACATCACTTTTCGTGTTCCAAGTTTAGAACAGTATTTAAGCATTTACAAAGCTTCTTCCCAAGATTCCTATCGAAATGACCACAATAACAATAAGGATTTTAAAAAGATAGAGTGGCTGGAAAGGCATTTGTAA
- a CDS encoding diacylglycerol/lipid kinase family protein produces MKKAMLIINPTSGGEKALDYKVKLENKAKDYFEHVETKITEKALDATHFAEEASREQYDAVVVFGGDGTVNEVISGIAERDYIPKLGIIPGGTGNLITKLLEINQDIDGAIDELDFNLTNKIDIGKANDNYFGYIFSIGSLPEAIHNVEIEDKTKFGILAYAVNTMKSVMTDQVFNIKVETENGNYEGEASHVLVLLTNYFADKKIFEENKDGYANILILKDASIFSKLSVIPDLLKGDVVGNDNIEYIRARNIKISSDSELESDVDGDKSDNLPVEIKVLGQHIEVFSQPKE; encoded by the coding sequence ATGAAAAAAGCAATGTTAATTATCAACCCTACCTCTGGTGGGGAAAAGGCTTTGGATTATAAGGTCAAACTGGAGAATAAAGCCAAAGATTATTTTGAGCACGTTGAAACCAAAATTACCGAAAAAGCACTGGATGCAACACACTTTGCTGAGGAAGCGTCTCGTGAGCAGTACGATGCAGTGGTTGTTTTCGGTGGAGACGGGACTGTCAATGAAGTCATTTCGGGTATTGCTGAGAGAGACTACATTCCTAAGTTAGGGATTATTCCAGGCGGTACGGGCAACCTCATTACGAAACTGTTGGAAATCAATCAAGACATCGATGGTGCGATTGATGAACTCGATTTTAATTTAACCAACAAGATTGATATCGGTAAAGCAAATGATAACTATTTTGGTTATATCTTTAGTATCGGTTCTCTTCCAGAGGCGATTCACAATGTGGAGATCGAGGACAAGACAAAATTCGGTATTTTAGCCTATGCTGTAAATACTATGAAGTCTGTGATGACGGATCAGGTCTTTAACATTAAGGTTGAGACAGAAAATGGAAATTATGAAGGTGAAGCGAGCCATGTTTTGGTTCTCTTGACCAATTACTTCGCTGATAAGAAAATCTTTGAAGAAAACAAGGACGGCTATGCTAATATTTTAATTCTAAAAGATGCTTCAATATTCTCTAAATTATCCGTCATTCCTGATTTACTAAAAGGAGATGTTGTTGGAAATGATAATATTGAGTATATCAGAGCACGTAATATTAAAATCTCTTCAGATAGTGAATTGGAGTCAGATGTTGACGGCGATAAGTCGGATAACCTACCTGTAGAGATTAAGGTACTGGGCCAGCATATTGAAGTCTTTTCACAACCGAAAGAGTAG
- a CDS encoding DUF443 family protein, producing MVILKINFRGLDVAYFDVLEMGEKKYVLDSNSTTPKSYYWGLSPETLEVDLIELDSQNKNFDKKIKMGPSGMRMVSIGFGLLSYEVVTSIFRYYDISHKLYLKVSLFLISILVAYIVYQGILIKSRKEISSRLSQEKKRFKIVFQNNKKKRQFHAYLFLILHTIAFSIYMGQDNGTEAAILVLNGLLTYLFIWIESGVIPLTYAYQKKYLEFK from the coding sequence GTGGTAATTTTGAAAATTAATTTTAGAGGATTAGATGTTGCTTATTTTGATGTGTTAGAGATGGGAGAGAAAAAGTACGTTCTTGATTCCAACTCCACAACACCAAAGAGTTATTATTGGGGACTTTCCCCTGAAACCCTTGAAGTTGATTTGATAGAACTTGATAGTCAGAATAAAAATTTTGACAAAAAGATTAAAATGGGTCCTTCAGGAATGCGTATGGTATCTATTGGTTTTGGTCTTCTTTCGTATGAAGTAGTAACATCAATTTTTAGATATTATGATATTAGTCATAAACTATATTTAAAAGTATCTTTATTTCTCATATCTATTTTGGTAGCCTATATTGTCTATCAAGGTATTTTAATCAAATCAAGGAAGGAGATTTCAAGTCGTTTATCGCAGGAAAAGAAGAGGTTTAAAATAGTCTTTCAGAATAATAAGAAAAAAAGACAATTCCATGCCTATTTATTTCTCATTTTACATACAATTGCTTTCTCTATTTATATGGGACAAGATAATGGAACAGAAGCTGCAATTCTAGTGTTGAATGGTTTGTTGACCTATCTATTCATTTGGATTGAATCTGGCGTTATTCCATTGACTTATGCTTATCAAAAGAAATACCTAGAATTTAAATAA
- a CDS encoding DUF443 family protein produces the protein MELKFKYSNIAVFRIVEFKSKSYILDPTTIKGKSYFFGSLPKEVTAEMVELSPSNDSFRIKSKTPIGAPTALAIMIQPLVGISYKLIEKSFIDWGISQQLFLKLGVFAFSLFLSYLMAVFYEKSAVGKFESRIPKNSKRCRLVFEPKGKRMIDWYVILAINIVCLMFFMGTNDGSEGVLLIINGIISWFYFVMMRMPQVPSYYKTLTLTEIEEL, from the coding sequence GTGGAATTAAAATTTAAGTATTCGAATATAGCAGTTTTTAGAATCGTTGAGTTTAAGAGTAAAAGTTATATCTTAGATCCTACCACTATAAAAGGCAAATCCTATTTCTTCGGTTCACTTCCGAAAGAGGTCACTGCTGAGATGGTTGAGCTATCTCCATCTAATGATAGTTTTAGAATAAAATCGAAGACACCAATAGGTGCACCTACTGCTTTAGCTATCATGATTCAGCCATTGGTAGGTATCTCGTATAAACTCATAGAAAAATCATTCATTGATTGGGGTATAAGTCAACAGCTTTTTTTGAAATTAGGTGTGTTTGCATTCTCCTTATTCTTGTCTTATCTTATGGCTGTCTTCTATGAAAAAAGTGCGGTTGGAAAGTTTGAATCAAGAATTCCCAAAAACAGTAAACGTTGTCGACTTGTTTTTGAACCCAAAGGTAAACGAATGATTGATTGGTATGTAATTTTAGCAATTAATATTGTCTGTTTAATGTTTTTTATGGGAACTAATGATGGCTCAGAAGGAGTCTTGTTGATTATTAATGGCATAATTTCTTGGTTTTACTTTGTAATGATGAGAATGCCACAAGTTCCCTCATACTATAAGACACTAACATTAACTGAAATTGAAGAGCTATAA
- a CDS encoding DUF443 family protein: MKVKFKETNKVFFKIVEVEGEKYILDLTTVRPKSYFWGSLPDEITAKMQKLDKRDMRFESVAPTMSKSIGVAIGTAIGGSGYRLVTNFFRNNGISHNLPLKIGLYGLFIFLAYLAFWFIAIRARHSVQKRLENKASNYQITFKPVGNKRQLKHYKLLPFILVPTLGCFAFYLYTINGTEGALLVINSILLLGFFTVILGMSPLRESVEKQEIIFDRIEKL; encoded by the coding sequence ATGAAAGTAAAATTTAAAGAAACGAATAAAGTATTTTTCAAAATAGTAGAAGTAGAGGGAGAAAAGTATATTCTAGATTTGACGACTGTTAGACCAAAATCCTATTTCTGGGGTTCTCTTCCCGATGAAATTACTGCAAAAATGCAAAAGTTAGATAAAAGAGATATGCGTTTTGAGAGTGTAGCTCCAACTATGAGTAAATCAATTGGGGTTGCAATTGGAACAGCAATAGGGGGTTCTGGCTATCGGCTTGTGACAAATTTTTTTAGAAACAATGGGATTAGTCACAACCTTCCTTTAAAGATAGGATTATATGGCTTGTTCATCTTCCTAGCTTATCTTGCTTTCTGGTTCATTGCCATAAGAGCTCGTCATAGCGTCCAAAAAAGACTTGAGAATAAAGCTTCAAATTATCAAATAACCTTTAAACCAGTTGGAAATAAACGTCAATTAAAACATTACAAACTTCTTCCTTTTATCCTTGTTCCGACTCTTGGATGTTTTGCATTCTATCTATATACTATTAACGGAACAGAGGGAGCCTTACTTGTTATTAATAGTATTCTATTATTGGGATTTTTTACAGTGATTTTAGGCATGTCACCACTCCGAGAAAGTGTCGAAAAGCAAGAGATTATTTTTGATAGAATAGAGAAGTTATAA
- a CDS encoding DUF7668 domain-containing protein, with protein sequence MELLDMYKKEKVIEVITNILKAIHLKKYEDIMKYVDESEIDDLNEFFSYVEKTLELNDFDTIDEYGVECHFNPPYEYSQLEIYDYDDQTGFAVDYDLTSNSELVDMRLQVEFLYTDNGYTVRFLDVDPG encoded by the coding sequence ATGGAATTACTTGATATGTATAAAAAAGAAAAAGTTATAGAGGTTATCACAAATATTTTAAAGGCTATTCACCTGAAAAAATATGAAGACATTATGAAGTATGTCGATGAATCAGAGATTGACGATTTAAACGAGTTCTTTAGTTATGTTGAAAAGACATTAGAATTGAATGATTTTGACACGATTGATGAGTATGGTGTGGAGTGTCATTTCAATCCGCCTTATGAGTACTCTCAATTGGAAATTTATGATTATGACGACCAGACTGGGTTTGCTGTTGATTATGATTTGACTTCAAATTCTGAATTAGTAGATATGAGATTGCAAGTAGAGTTTCTATATACCGACAATGGCTATACAGTAAGATTTCTTGATGTCGATCCTGGTTAG
- a CDS encoding ADP-ribosylglycohydrolase family protein produces MLGAIVGDIVGSVYEWNNIKTKDFPLFREDCFFTDDTVMTCAVAEAIMNGGQKDDFIDAMKKYGRMYPDAGYGARFGNWVDGDDREPYNSFGNGSAMRVSPCAWTMDCSFCARTGVWPSRRAVARLSAEVTHNHPEGVKGAMATSDTIFMCRYYFGGYSGDYGKPINDNPTECKRLIKEHIEQEYGYNLSQTLDEIRPTYRFNETCQNTVPQAIIAFLESTDFEDAIRNAISLGGDSDTLAAITGSIAEAAYGIPDWIKEQTYSYLDNPLKEVIERWELFIAGK; encoded by the coding sequence ATGCTAGGAGCAATAGTTGGAGATATTGTAGGCTCAGTTTACGAATGGAACAATATTAAAACAAAAGACTTTCCATTATTTCGTGAGGATTGTTTTTTCACGGATGATACGGTTATGACCTGTGCTGTTGCAGAAGCCATTATGAATGGCGGTCAGAAGGATGACTTTATTGACGCCATGAAAAAATATGGTAGAATGTATCCCGATGCAGGTTACGGTGCAAGATTTGGGAATTGGGTTGATGGCGACGATCGAGAACCTTATAATAGCTTTGGAAATGGCTCAGCAATGCGTGTTTCTCCATGTGCCTGGACCATGGATTGTAGTTTCTGTGCACGAACGGGAGTCTGGCCGTCCAGAAGAGCAGTTGCACGACTTTCTGCAGAGGTGACTCATAACCATCCAGAGGGTGTCAAAGGAGCTATGGCGACGTCTGATACTATATTTATGTGTCGTTATTACTTTGGAGGTTACAGTGGTGACTATGGAAAACCGATCAACGATAATCCTACAGAGTGTAAGAGACTTATCAAGGAGCATATAGAACAAGAGTATGGATATAATCTTTCTCAAACACTAGATGAAATTCGTCCTACTTATCGTTTCAATGAAACTTGCCAGAATACGGTACCTCAAGCTATCATTGCCTTTCTTGAAAGTACAGACTTTGAGGATGCTATCAGAAATGCCATCTCCCTTGGTGGCGATAGTGATACTCTTGCTGCAATAACGGGGAGTATAGCTGAGGCGGCATATGGCATTCCGGACTGGATCAAGGAACAGACCTATTCCTATCTAGACAACCCGTTAAAGGAAGTCATTGAACGATGGGAGCTTTTCATAGCAGGAAAATGA
- a CDS encoding SAP domain-containing protein: MIESRPMFEKISSFDEFNKYYWYRDELSQICKSLGLENRGTKQELNHIIEQYFKGNLIKKSSVKRKKKRVEVVTLDTPLLECGFSFNAHFREYFSTLTGVSPFKFTADMATAWRKVKREHDLSFTIQDMLKIYYGNSDYAKYDHSVCQWNQFLKDFCADENSANYSNKLKVASILWKEVRNSSNEKIYSKKLLTEYADRIDEYEK; this comes from the coding sequence TTGATAGAAAGCAGACCTATGTTTGAAAAAATCTCATCCTTTGATGAATTTAATAAATACTATTGGTATCGTGATGAACTCTCACAGATATGCAAGTCATTAGGACTTGAAAATAGAGGTACAAAACAAGAACTCAATCATATTATTGAGCAGTACTTTAAGGGCAATTTGATTAAAAAATCATCAGTAAAAAGGAAAAAGAAACGAGTAGAAGTCGTTACCTTAGATACGCCCTTGCTTGAATGCGGGTTCTCCTTTAACGCACACTTTAGAGAATATTTCTCAACTTTAACAGGTGTTTCCCCCTTTAAATTTACTGCTGATATGGCCACTGCTTGGAGAAAAGTAAAAAGAGAACATGATTTAAGTTTTACCATTCAAGATATGTTAAAAATTTATTATGGAAATTCAGATTATGCCAAGTATGATCATTCGGTTTGTCAATGGAATCAATTTCTAAAGGATTTCTGTGCAGACGAAAATAGTGCCAACTACTCTAATAAACTAAAAGTAGCTTCTATTCTTTGGAAAGAAGTTAGAAATTCAAGTAATGAAAAAATTTATTCAAAAAAACTTTTAACTGAATATGCTGATAGAATAGACGAGTATGAAAAGTAG
- a CDS encoding ADP-ribosylglycohydrolase → MVGAVIGDIVGSVYEWNNIKTKGFPLFREDCFFTDDTISSKR, encoded by the coding sequence ATGGTAGGAGCAGTTATTGGAGATATTGTAGGTTCAGTTTACGAATGGAATAATATCAAAACGAAGGGTTTTCCTTTATTTCGTGAGGATTGTTTTTTCACGGATGATACGATAAGTTCGAAACGCTGA
- a CDS encoding ADP-ribosylglycohydrolase: protein MLGAIVGDIVGSVYEWNNIKTKDFSLFCKDCFFTDDTISSKR from the coding sequence ATGCTAGGAGCAATAGTTGGAGACATTGTAGGTTCAGTTTACGAATGGAACAATATCAAAACGAAGGATTTTTCTTTATTTTGTAAGGATTGTTTTTTCACGGATGATACGATAAGTTCGAAACGCTGA